The window AAGGAAATAAGGTAGCCGTCCCACAATGTCTTATAAAAGGTACAGGTGATTATTTTAATATTACAGCACAAGCTGGCAATACTTGGATCACTTTTGAGCTTCCTAATCACGTCCTTCATAACATTACTGGTGTGCCAGGCATGGAAAGTAGGAATAAGTTATATGATCTTAAAGAATTTATTAATCCAGATTTATGTAATGAGCTGTATGAGAAACTCAGGGAAGAAAAGAATATTGATGAACTAGTGCGTATCACAGATAGTTACCTAGAGATTTTTTACAATGCATGGAATAGATCACTTACTTCGACGCCAGTAGTAGACTTTATTTATAAAGAAAAGGGACTGATTAAACTAGCAGACTTATTAAAACAAGTCCCTTTTTCTGAAAGAACACTAGAGCGATTATTCAAGAAAGAAGTAGGATCTACACCTTATCGATTTATTTGCTTGATACGGTTTAATTATGTGATACGAGAAGTAGAGCATAATCCAGACGTCAAAATCAGCACCCTAGTAGCTCGATATAATTACTTTGATCATTCTCATTTTGAGAAAGATTTTAAAAAATTCTTAGGGCAAAGTGTTACTAATTATAAGAACGACTACAACCCATTACTCACTCAAGCACTAACGAGAAAATTTAATAAAGAACAATAATTAATATATTATGAAAAGAGTATTACTATTATTTAGTGTTTTGTTAATGTCGCTAATAAACGCTGCACAAAACAATCCTACTGCCATTGCACAATCAGTTGAGTTATGCCATGATACTAATAATCAATATGTTTTATCACCTTCTGTCATTGACAACGGCTCTTCAGATCCAGATGGACCTATTACAATGACGGTAACAACAGCATTGACTTCTAGCCGTCCTTCAATAGCTTACAATGCTACACATCAAAATAAAGGCTCTTTGTACTTTGATGGTAATGGTAAGAGCTCTCAGGCAACAGTGAATGCATTGCCTATAGGAACTGCGGCTAGAACCTATGAAATATGGGTTAGACCTGAATCGGTTGGAAATAGAAATCAGTTCATTTTATCTTATGGTAGTGCTCCTAGTGGTAACTTTTTTAGCATTGGTATTGACGCTCAAGGTAGATTGTTTTACAACGATGGGGCAGCAAGTACTCTTTTTGGGAATGCTACGTTAAATTTTAATGAGTGGACTCACGTAGCAATTACATATGATAGTGGTTCATTTAAGGTATATATTAATGGTGTTGCTAGTAGTACTCTTACTATGACTAATCTTGTTAATCCCAGCAATCTTTCCTTAGGTGGATTGATTTACAGAAATGATTTTGGGTACAAAGGAAACTTGTCAGAGTTACGTATATGGGATGTTTCTAGAACTGCAAATCAAATTCAAACCAGCTATAATAAATATTTAAGTGGTGCTGAAGCAAACCTTGTTTATTACAATAAGTTAAATGAAGGAAGTGGAAATGCAGTTTATGATTCAAGATTTTTAACTGGCGGTAGCTTTCCTATTGCTGGTACTAATCAACCAGTGTGGAGCGATGAATATCCAGATATCACTTTTCAGAATGAGATAGGTACCTATCATGTTATTCTTAATGTTACCGATACTGACGCTAATGTAAGTACCGCACTAACCACCTTTACGCTGGCAAACAATCAACCTGAAGTCTCACTTAGTGACATTTCGTTAAATTTTGATGCAAATGGTAATGCTAATTTCACAAGTCAAGATTTCAACCCAATAATTAACACATGTTTAGGATTCTCTACTGTGAGTCTATCCCGTAACAGCGTGAGTTGTGAAGATTTTAATCGCCCAGATGGTGCCTTACAATTTCCAAATGGAGTTGTGCTTACTAACCCTAATTTACCAACAGGAAATGAATCTCGCACAGTCATGGGATGGTTCAGGGCAAATGGAAATACTACTCAAACTCAATACTTCTTTGATTCTGGAAGGAATAGTGCAAATCAATCATTTATTTTAGGACGACGCAATAACAATCTATTTCTTGCAGGTTATTCTAATGATTTAGATGTTCCTTATATCATGACAGTAGGTGAATGGATTCATATTGCAGGTACTTATGACGGCACTACTATGAAGCTATTTGTAAATGGGGAACTTATAGGTACTCGTGATGCAAATCTTAACACGGTTAATAGTAATAATCGGTTTGCTATATCTCGACCGTGGACTGCAAATGGGGCATTTTTTCAAGGTGGTGTCGCAGATTTAAAGATGTATTCTCGTGCTATACCAGATTATTTAATAAGACAATACTCTGTAGCAGCTGTAGATTTCAGTGACGCAGAATTGATCATGTATTATCCTTTAAGTGAAAATATCACTACTCAAACAGATCTATCTGGTAACGGAAGCTCTTTTTCTACAAGTAATTTTTATATACCTAATGGACCGCAAGAGTTTTATGGTCCTCAATATGTTACCTTATCGGTAACAGGGAATAATGGAGAAATAGGTCGCGCGGAAGCAGAAGTTACAGCAACAGATAATTTACCACCAGTTATTACTTTAAATGGAGCGTCTTCAATTGACGTTATTGCAAATACCGTATATACAGAGTTAGGTGCAGTAGCTATAGATAACTGTTCTTCTGATAGCGTGGTATCAATAGATGCTACAGCAGTAGATATGACAACTCCTGGCAGCTACCAAGTGATTTACACGGCTACACCAGATGATGAAGGCAACGTTCCCACGCCAGTTAATCGCACAGTAAATGTTTTAGGTGATACGGTGGCACCAGTTATTTCTCAGGTTACCTATAATACTGATAATAGTTTAAATGACGCTTTCGCGAAAGCGGGAGATTTCATCAATCTATCATTTGAATCTACAGAACCTTTACCTAACGTTCAAGTAACAATAGGTGGACAAGTTGTAAATGTTACTGAAAATTTAGGAGTTTATACAGCTCAACGCCTAATCACAAATGCCGATCCAGAAGGCTTAATCACATTTGAAATATTAAATATTGAAGATGCTGCTGGAAACAGTGTCCTTCCTATAACTACATCTACTAATGCAAGTACCGTTACTGTTGACCTTACTCCACCAGTAATACAGTTAAGTGTTGCTAGTAATGGTGTAAACCCATCAGTAGCTTTACTAGGTGAATCTTTAGATTTTACCTTTTCTGCTAATGAAGATATATTAGTTAATGATGCTACTATCTATGGTGACCCTTTAACTTTTTCTGGAAGCAACGGTACATATAGCGCATCTTACACAACCACATCTAGTACCCAACCTGGTGTAGTCCCTTTTATTTCTTATAGTTCTATTACAGATCTTGCAGGTAATGCAGTCAACTTAAATACTTATAGTAGTGCAAATGTGCAAGTGGACGTAAACAGTTCTGAATTGATACTGGGTACAAATCCAGTAGCGTTAGATCAATCTGGAACAGTAACACTGTCAGATTCATTTAATGTTCTCTCTGCAACTGACGTTGAAGGTCCTGTAACAGTTACAGCAACACCAGATACCTATGATTGTAATGACCTGAATTATGTTCCTACTTCAAACTCATTCTACTTAGATGGAAATGACTACCAATATATTGATGTAGATACCCAGCGAGCTAACAATGCTGACGGTGGAATTTCTTTCTGGATCAAACCAGACGCCTCAATGACAGGAAATAATTATCACGTAATCATGGGTCTAGGTACCGAAGGTCCCAACGGGAATAATACCTATATCGCTTTCAATCGTGGAGCATTGTTTGTGATAACTGCTAATCAATCATTTCAATCAGTTAGGATGTCTTTTAATACCATTCCTTATGATGAATGGACTCATATTGTCATAAATGGTAATGGCGGTGCAAGAAGATGGGGTGTTTTTGTGAATGGCGTTTATGGTAATAGATTTAGCAATCAGGTAATGAGATGGCTTTCTCGTGGATTGCATTTAGGAAAAAGAGATGCAAATTTTACTCGTCCCAACATATTGAATTTTAAAGGTGAACTTGCTCAATTACGTATTTTTAATAATCAGATTCCTGATGAGAACGCAGCTGCTGCAGTTATGAATGGTGAATCGTTATCAAATTCAAATGAAGTAGTAAGCTATGCCTTTGACCGTGATACAGGTGAGCATTTTCCTAATTTTGTTGATCCTACAAATAGTGATGAATTTGTAACTATGAATGGGTCAAATATGGGATCTTATGGAACGTCACAGCCTGTTTTATTAGCTCCTACTGATCTTATCGTTAGACGATATGACGTGACTGATCAGGCAGGACAAACTAAAACCAGCTTCACAGTACAACAATTACAAGACCCTATTGCACCAACACTTACATTAATAGGTGATAACCCATTAGATATCGAGCTCAATGCTGCAAACTGGGATCCTGGCGTTACCGTTACCGATAACTGTAGTGAAGAACGTGGCGAGTTAAGAGCAACTGGTGTAAATGTACGTGCTTTAGGGAGCTACCAGCTTCGTTACACTTACACAGATGCGGCTGGCAATACAGCAACTCCGGTAATACGTGATGTAAACGTAGTTGCGGCTACATCAATTCCTGAAATTAATAGTGTTTCCATTTCTCACGATGGAGTCGATGGCGTTGCGATACCTGGTGATACGGTTACAATTGAATTCACCACTAGTGAAGATATTAATCTTACTAATGGTTCTTTGACTTTAGGCGGTCAAGATATTTCTAATTTTGCACAATTGGGAGTTGGTATTTACAATGCTTCGTTTGTAGTACCTACCTTACAAGAAGTATCTAGCACAGATTTAGTAGATGGTCCATTATCAATTTTACTTACCGGTTATGAAGATACAGACGGTAATTCAAATGTAGACATAACTACTACTACAGATGGTAGCAGTGTAGTTATTGCTCGAGAGAAACCAATTTTAAATTTAACAGACGCAACTATTGCGGTAGACGGTACTGGTAACGCAACATTATTAGTAAGCGATGTAAATAATGGATCTACAGATTCACAAGGTGGAGCGTTGGCTCAGATTGAGGTTAATCAAACAAATTTTGATTGTTCTGATATAGATCGTTATGATATAGAACGCTCGATCAATTTTAATGCCGGCGCTCAGGGAATCAATTTAGGTCCAGTAGATGATTTTGATGGTTCATTTACTACAGAAATGTGGGTGAGAACAACCTCGCCTGGTCAGGTATTATTAGCAAAATGGCAAAGTGGTGTTGCTGGTCGTTTTCTTATAATTATAGATAATAATGGTAAAGTTAATATTAGTACTAACGTTGCACCTTTTACCGCTGATTTAAGGCCTACTTCTAGCACAACTATTTCTGACGGGCAATGGCATCACATTGCTTATACTTATGATTATGACACTGCCAGTAGTTTAGGTACTATTAAATTATATGTTGACGGTAATCTTGAAGATACCAGTATACCACTTACATATTCAACAACGGCTTCTGGGCTTGATGTTAACATAGGTAGAGAAACTAACGCAGGAAGTTTCTTTACAGGTGAGATGGATGATATACGGATCTGGAATGAGCCGCGTACTGCGACACAAATTGTGGGCGGCATGTTTAACGCAGTACCA is drawn from Nonlabens dokdonensis DSW-6 and contains these coding sequences:
- a CDS encoding helix-turn-helix domain-containing protein; the encoded protein is MQFISDPLVKHFFFKDVVRIDYSFDTSPMLINDYGYSYLMFCYGDFTAVDHKGNKVAVPQCLIKGTGDYFNITAQAGNTWITFELPNHVLHNITGVPGMESRNKLYDLKEFINPDLCNELYEKLREEKNIDELVRITDSYLEIFYNAWNRSLTSTPVVDFIYKEKGLIKLADLLKQVPFSERTLERLFKKEVGSTPYRFICLIRFNYVIREVEHNPDVKISTLVARYNYFDHSHFEKDFKKFLGQSVTNYKNDYNPLLTQALTRKFNKEQ